The Miscanthus floridulus cultivar M001 chromosome 17, ASM1932011v1, whole genome shotgun sequence genome has a window encoding:
- the LOC136514877 gene encoding LOW QUALITY PROTEIN: putative NAD kinase 3 (The sequence of the model RefSeq protein was modified relative to this genomic sequence to represent the inferred CDS: deleted 1 base in 1 codon) yields the protein MSANELTAADEVSDERINFNVATSNQAENGDITTVSLLESERAAYAFIPQTPIRSTDAHLEEFSEALRTVAKTLRRVAEGKAAAQAEAAEWKRKYELEMASKEHKCHNVIKGCSNFGKDKLEQPTSQLALETAPIDQTSCCGNHGICSHQILQDECPGPNENHDEKIIGRKAPFRLLWGCDGDKNGQHKRDFVSFEKGDIKTAERSNKQILLKWESPLQTVLFVTKPNSNSVLALCAEMVRWLKEHNNMNVFVEPRVRKELLAEDSYFSFIQTCNNDQEAKTLHTKIDLIVTLGGDGTVLWAASLFKGPVPPVVAFSLGSLGFMTPFPSEQYRECLGNVLKQPFSITLRSRLQCHVIRDAAKEQVETEEPILVLNEVTIDRGMSSYLTYLECYCDSSYVTRVQGDGLIISTTSGSTAYSLAAGGSMVHPQVPGILFTPICPHSLSFRPLILPEYVTLRVQVPFNSRGQAWASFDGKGRIQLGPGDALICSISPWPVPTACLADSTTDFLRSIHEGLHWNLRKSQSFDGPSA from the exons ATGTCCGCCAACGAGCTCACCGCCGCGGATGAG GTTTCTGATGAAAGAATAAACTTTAATGTGGCTACCTCAAATCAAGCTGAAAATGGAGACATCACCACAGTTAGTTTGCTGGAGTCAGAGAGGGCGGCCTATGCATTTATTCCTCAAACTCCTATCAGATCAACTGATGCACACCTTGAAGAGTTCTCTGAAGCTTTGAGAA CTGTTGCAAAAACACTGCGACGAGTTGCAGAAGGGAAAGCTGCTGCTCAAGCAGAGGCAGCTGAATGGAAGCGCAAGTATGAATTAGAGATGGCATCCAAGGAACACAAATGTCATAATGTAATCAAAG GCTGCAGTAACTTTGGGAAGGACAAGTTAGAGCAACCGACTAGTCAATTGGCATTGGAGACTGCCCCCATTGATCAAACAAGTTGTTGTGGAAACCATGGGATCTGTTCACATCAAATACTCCAGGATGAATGTCCTGGACCT AACGAAAACCATGATGAAAAGATTATTGGAAGAAAG GCACCTTTTAGACTTCTATGGGGATGTGATGGGGATAAGAATGGTCAGCACAAGCGTGATTTTGTGTCCTTCGAAAAAGGTGACATAAAAACAGCGGAGCGCAGCAATAAGCAG ATTTTGCTAAAATGGGAATCCCCTCTGCAAACAGTTCTTTTTGTTACTAAACCTAATTCCAACTCTGTGCTTGCTCTTTGTGCTGAAATGGTTAG ATGGCTTAAAGAGCACAATAATATGAATGTGTTCGTAGAGCCACGAGTTAGAAAGGAACTACTGGCTGAAGATTCTTACTTCAGCTTTATCCAGACGTGTAATAATG ATCAGGAAGCAAAGACATTGCATACGAAAATTGATCTGATTGTAACTCTTGGCGGTGACGGAACTGTTTTGTGG GCTGCATCATTATTCAAAGGGCCAGTTCCCCCTGTTGTTGCGTTCTCTCTTGGATCATTGGGATTCATGACTCCATTCC CAAGCGAGCAATACCGTGAATGTTTGGGCAATGTGCTAAAACAACCATTTAGCATCACACTGAGGAGCCGTCTGCAGTGTCATGTGATCCGTGATGCAGCTAAGGAGCAAGTTGAGACCGAGGAACCAATTCTAGTACTAAATGAAGTGACAATTGACCGTGGAATGTCATCTTACCTTACCTACCTAGAATGCTACTGTGACAGTTCTTATGTTACACGCGTACAAGGAGATGGGCTAATAATATCAACAACATCTGGAAGCACTGCATATTCATTGGCAGCTGGAGGATCAATGGTTCATCCACAG GTACCAGGGATCCTTTTCACACCAATCTGTCCGCATTCGCTGTCATTCAGGCCCTTGATTCTACCAGAATATGTAACTCTGCGCGTGCAAGTGCCATTCAATAGCAGGGGGCAGGCTTGGGCATCCTTCGATGGCAAGGGCAGGATTCAGCTAGGACCAGGTGATGCGCTCATCTGCAGTATTTCCCCTTGGCCTGTACCCACAGCGTGCCTTGCGGACTCGACAACCGACTTCCTGCGAAGCATCCATGAGGGTCTCCACTGGAACCTGAGAAAAAGCCAATCGTTCGATGGCCCATCTGCATGA
- the LOC136515716 gene encoding protein N-terminal glutamine amidohydrolase-like: FGLASLHGFDHVHLNLGYFGDKKGYHHHELLAGFYFISASTLRRRNDCRGIEENVYMLCKELMRTGVTDPAGTDLYVVFISNEEKKVPLWHQKAGHSDDGFICWDYHVICIQSRRSKGEVLDFVWDLDSDLPFPSPFIQYVSDAIQPLSFGNSRYARLFRVIHAPVFLRSFASDRSHMKDPEGNWIQLPPKYEPIVAEDGTTNNLNEYIMMSVEDVVDLESMANDVYYNKHGVVVNEAILPKFFAQLPDPHT, encoded by the exons TTTGGACTTGCTTCCCTCCATGGCTTCGACCACGTCCACCTCAACCTTGGCTACTTTGGTGACAAAAAGGGCTATCATCACCATGAGCTACTTGCTGGTTTCTACTTCATCTCAGCATCTACATTGCGACGTCGCAACGACTGCAGGGGCAT TgaagaaaatgtttacatgtTATGTAAGGAGCTTATGAGAACTGGAGTGACTGATCCCGCGGGCACTGATCTTTATGTTGTTTTCATATCAAACGAGGAAAAGAAG GTTCCTCTCTGGCATCAGAAAGCAGGCCATTCTGACGATGGATTTATTTGCTGGGATTATCATGTGATCTGCATCCAG TCTAGGCGAAGCAAAGGAGAAGTTCTTGATTTTGTTTGGGATCTGGACTCCGATCTTCCTTTCCCTTCCCCATTCATCCAATATGTTTCTGATGCGATTCAACCACTATCATTCGGCAATTCCAGATATGCAAG ACTCTTCCGTGTGATTCATGCTCCTGTGTTTCTTCGATCGTTTGCCTCAGATAGAAGCCATATGAAGGATCCTGAGGGGAACTGGATTCAGTTACCCCCAAAATATGAACCAATTGTGGCTGAAG ATGGAACCACCAATAACCTCAATGAGTACATCATGATGTCTGTGGAGGATGTGGTGGACTTAGAAAGTATGGCTAATGATGTTTACTACAACAAGCATGGTGTGGTGGTAAATGAAGCGATCTTGCCTAAATTCTTTGCTCAGCTGCCTGATCCACATACTTAG